AAGAAGATGGTCGAAGAAGACCTGGGCATCGCGCTATTGCCGAAGGTGTCGATCGAACGCGAACTGGACCTGGGGCGTTTGCGGATCGTCGACGTCTCGAACGCGGCGCTGCCCAGGCGCCAGATTTCGCTGATCTACCGCAAGAATCGCAAGTACACGCGCGCCGTGCAGGCGTTTTTCTCACTGCTGGCCGAGTCGTATAGCGCCACGATCCCCGACGGGGCGCTGGTGGGCGTGGCGTAGGCACCTCGTGCTAACCCGCGCCAGAGCAGAGTACGGACGGACCCCTCGATGACCAGGCGCTGGTCGTCGACGTGCGCGACAAGCGGCTCTCGGTGCTGACGGGATGCGGCCCAGGCTAAGCTTTCACACCGGCCGCGGCGCGGATCTCCTTGAGGCGGTCGATGTTCGGCTTGTCCGGCCCCTTGCCTGCCCCGTCGATCTTGTAGCCCGGCACTTCGAGCAGCAGCGGTACCTCGGCCACCGCCGGATGCGAGAGCAGCGCCGCGAAGCCCTCGCGGCCGATTTTGCCGTCGCCGATGTTTTCGTGCAGGTCACGGCCGGCGCCGAGCGCAGCCTTCGAGTCGTTGCAGTGGATCGCAGCGAGGTTCTGGAGGCCGATCTCGCGGTCGAATTCTTCAAGCGCAGCGGCGACACCCGCGGCATTGCTCAGATCGTAGCCTGAGGCGAACGCATGGCAGGTGTCCAGGCACACCTTGGCGCGCGGGTGGTCGATGCGCTTGATGATGGCGCCAAGCTCCCCGAACTTCGAGCCGATGACGCCGCCCTGACCCGCTGAGTTCTCGAAGATCATCCAGGTGTCTTCCGGCGTTTCGCCGAGCACGCGCCTCGCCGCTTCGCAGATCTGTTCGAAGACGCTCTCGATGCCGACGCCCTTGTGGCTCCCGGTGTGAAAGACCACGCCGCGCGCGCCAATGCGTCCGGCGATGTTCAGGCTGCTTCGCAGCGTGCTGGCCGACGTCTTGAAGATCTTCGCGTCGGCGCTCGCCAGGTTCATCAGGTACTTGCCGTGGATGAACAGCGGCGCCAGCCCGGACGCAATCATGCGCGCGCGGAACTCGTCGACCTGCGCATCCTCGAGGCGTGCGGTGCCCCATTGTTGTGGCGCCGATTCGAAGATCTGCAGGCACTCGGCGCCGATCGCCTCGGCGCGGTCGAAACCGGTCACAAGGCCGCCGGCTGTCGAGACGTGGGCGCCGATCTTCATGACGGCGTCTTCGCGTGCCGTGGCCGGCGCGCACGGGCGATGCGCTCGATGATGCGTCGGATGCCGCGTCCGGCGACCATCGACGTGACGGCGTGCTCGTAGGCTTCCGCACTGGCCGGCGCGCCGACCACCGTAGCGACACCCGAGTCGAGATCGACGCTGACGTGCCGCACGCCTTCGATGCGCTCCAGGCCTTGCCGGGTACGGACGGCGCACACCTTGTCGCAGACCAGGCCCTCGACCTGGATCAGCGTGACATCTCCGTCACGCGAGAGGACGCGTGTCGTGGGATTCGTGAGCAATCGACGCCAGAGGATCCGCATGCTTCGATCGTACCTCAGGCCGTGCCCGGCGGCGACGCAGGAAGCGGCCTTTCGAGCGAATCGACGGCCCGATCCCAAAGTCGCGGCGATCGGATAACCTGCGGCATTATGTCCAAGGTTCTACGCGTAGACGCCCGCCACCAGCGGGTCACCGAGGAGCAGGCGCCCGAGGCGTGGCGGCTGCTCGGGGGCCGCGCGCTCACCTCGCACATCATCGCCGAAGAGGTCGACGCATCCATCGACCCGCTCTCGGACGAAGCGAAGCTCGTCTTCGCGCCCGGACTGCTCGGCGGCACGGCGATCACGACCTCGGGCCGCACCTCGTTCGGCGCGAAGAGCCCGCTGATGGACGGGCTCAAGGAATCGAACGTGGGCGGCGTGCTCGGGCACAAACTGGCGAAGCTCGGTATCAAAGCCGTCATCGTCGAAGGCGCGCCCGTCGACGGCCAGATGCACGTCCTGTACATCGGCGCCGATGCCTCATGGCGGTTCGAGCGTGCGGACGAATTCCGCGGACTCGGGACCTACGAGACATCGCAGCGCCTGCTCGATGGCGCTTCCAGTAAGACGCGCGCCGTCGTCAGCATCGGCCCGGCGGGTGAAATGCGGATGCGGGCTGCATCGATAGCCGTCAACGATCCGGAGGGGCGCCCGACACGCCACGCCGCGCGCGGTGGCCTCGGCGCGCTGATGGGGGCGAAGGGACTCAAGGCGATCGTCATCGATGATGACGGCGCAAAGAACGTGGACGCGGCGGAGCCGGCGGCGTTCCGCGAAGCGATGCTCGCGTTCTCAAAGATCGTGCTCGACGATCCGCGCACGCACAATCTCTCGCGTACCGGCACCGCCGGCGTGATCAAGTTCGTCAACCGCGACAACGTGCACTCGCTGCCGACGCGCAACCATCGACTCGGCACGATGGCCACCGGCGATGCCATCGGCGGGCAACGTATCGCTGAACTCGGCGAAGAGCGCGGCGGCAAGATGCTGCCGTGTATGGCGGGCTGCATCATCAAGTGCGCGATCCTCTTCAACGACGCGCGCGGCGAGCACGTAACGTCGGCGCTGGAGTTCGAGACGATCGCACTGCTCGGCAGCAACCTGGAGATCGACGACGTCGACGCCGTAGCGCAGATGGACCGCCTCTGCGACGACCTCGGGCTCGACACGATCGAGATGGGTAACGCGTTTGGCGTCGCGATGGAAGCCGGCGTGCTGCAATGGGGCGACTGGCGCGGCGTCATCCGTACGTTCGAGGAGGACGTGCGCCATGGCACGCCGCTAGGCCGCACGCTCGGCGACGGCACGCAGCGCACCGCGCACGCGTACGGCATCGACCGGGTGCCAACAATCAAGGGGCAGGGGCTGCCGGCGTGGGAGCCACGGACGCTGAAGGCGATGGGCATCACCTACGCCACGAGCCCGCAGGGCGCCGACCACACCGCCGGACTCGTCACCGCGCGCGGCGTCACGCACGAGACCCTGCTGAAGCAGTCGCGGCACGAGCAACTCGTGATGGCAGCGGTGGATTCGGTCGGCTTGTGCCAGTTCTCGAACCCGGTCGAAGCGGACATGGCGAAGTTCGTGAGCGCGATGTACGGCGTGCAATGGACGCAAGCGGACGCGCTGGCACTCGCGACGCGGGTGCTGATCACGGAGCGTGATTTCAACCGGCGTGCGGGCTTCGGGCGGGACGCGGAGTACGTCGCGGCGTTCCTGCGCAGCGAGCCGCTGCACACGTCCGAAGGCGACATGGTGTTCGACGTAGACGACGCGATCATCGACGACTTCTGGGACTTCGAGTAGGGTTCCCCGCCATTATTAACGCTTACAGAGCATGCCGTTCGTGACCTTGCGGAAGAGCGTACGGCGTCGGCGTGAACCTGCGAGTCGCCGCATGAGCGTTGCCGGGCTCACCCTCCACTGGTTATGATCTCCCGAATCGAACGCCTGCCCCGTACTCGCGAAGGACACTGCCATAGCTAAAGACCTGCGCATCAACGAGAAAATCCGCGTCCGCGAAGTCCTCGTCATCGACGATGACGGCAACAAGCTCGGTGTGATCCCGATCCAGCAGGCGCTGGACATGGCCCGCGAACGGGGCGTCGACCTCGTCGAAGTGGCCCCCAACTCCAACCCGCCCGTCTGCCGCATCCTCGACTACGGCAAGTTCAAGTACGAGCAGGCCAAGAAGGAGCGCGACGCCCACAAGCACCAGCGCCAGGTGACCGTGCGCGAGGTGCGCTTCAAGACGAAGATCGGCCAGCACGACCTCGACTTCAAGGCGAAGGTGATCGGCAAGCTGCTCAAAGCTGGCGACAAGGTCAAGGTCTCGGTATTGTTCCGCGGCCGTGAGATCACCCACCCCGAGATCGGCCGCGATCTGCTCCAGCGCGTCGCGAAGAAGATCGTCGAGGAGGAGGGGGCGGCGACCATGGAGAAGCACATCTCCATGGAGGGGCGCTTCATGACGATGATCCTGGCGCCCGTCGTCGCGAAGGCGCCGGCGAAGCCCAAGGAGCCGCGCGCGCCGCGGCCGCAGGCCGAGCAGCCGGAGGCCCAGGCCCAGCCGCAGGAAGAAACCCAGATGGCGGCCGCGCTCAAGGCGGCGGGCGCCGCAGCAGAGTAGAGACCGATGCCAAAGCTGAAGACGCACAAGGGCGCCGCGCGGCGCATCAAGATCACCGGCTCGGGCAAGTACACGAGCCGCAAGGGCAGCATCAGCCACCGCAAGACGCGCAAGTCGAAGCAGGCGAACGCCGCCGGCGACGAGATGTTCGTCGTGTCGCGCCCCAACCAGCGGATGCTGCGGAAGCTGCTGCCCTACCACTAGTCCGCCTTCGGCGGACACAACAGACAACAGAGAACAGACAACAGAAGCAGACAACAGAAGGCGGGAATGAACGTAACGATCCAAAGCCCGGACATCACGCAGCGCATCGCGACCTCTGTTGTCTGTTGTGTGTTGTCTGCGCTAGCTCCGGAGGAGCTTCCATGCCGAGGGTGAAGCGCGGCGTCACGACCCGCGCGCGACACAAGAAGATCCTGCAGCTGACGAAGGGCCACAAGGGCCAGCGTCACCGCGTCTTCCGGCGCGCCAACGAGTCGATGCTGCACGCGCTCGACTACGCCTACGTGCATCGGCGCGAGCGCAAGGGCGACTTCCGCAAGCTCTGGATCGCGCGCATCAACGCCGCGGCGCGGCTCAACGGCACGACGTACAGCCGCCTCATCGACGGCCTCGCCAAGGCCGGCGTCGCGGTCGACCGCAAGATCCTTGCGGACCTGGCGGTACACCAGCCGCAGGCCTTCGCCGCGCTCGCGCAGAAGGCCACGCCGGCGCAGTAGCGCCTGGATCATGCAAGAACACACGATCGTGCTGTACTCACAGGGCTTCTGCGAGTTTTCGGAGATGGTGCGCCTGCACCTCGAGTCGCGCGGCCAGAAGTACACCGAGCGCGACGTCGACATCGATCCGTCCGCCCGCGAGGACATGATGAAGCTCGGCGCTACCGGTACGCCGGTCACCGTGATCGACGACGAGGCCGTCATCGGCTTCGACGACGCCGTGATCGACCAGCTGCTCGGCTTCACGCCCTACAACCCTCCGGAGCACCTGGACGGGCCGACGCTCGAAGATCGATAGCCAGCGTCGCGCCACCACCGACGGGGCGTTGCACACACCGCCAAGCGGCGCGACAATTGCGCCCCTGAGCTTTGCGGAGGACGCCCATGCTGCCAACGCCCGACCTGTCACACGATGCACCGTGGAAGCGCCGGTTCCGCGCCTGGACGGTGGCGGGTGCCGCCGTCGCCTCGCGAGAACCGACGCGTGGCATTGCGATCACCAACAAGACCGGCGTCTACCAGGTGTACGCGTGGGACGTGCGTACGGGTGATCTCCGCCAGCTCACGTTCAAGCCTTCGGGGAAACCGACCGCATCGCTGAGCCCCGATGGCCGCTTCGTCTACTACCTGGACGATGAACAGGGCAACGAACTTGGCCATCTCGTGCGCGCGCCGTTCGAGGGCGGGGAGCCCATCGACTTGACGCCAGACCTGCCGCAGTACGCACTATCCGCAACGGCCATCAGCCGCGATGCGCGCACGCTCGCCTTTACGACCGCGACGCGAGACGGCTTTCATACGTACGTCTGCCCGCTCTCGGCCGACTGTGACGTCGGCGAGCGCCGACCGTTGTTCCACACGCGACGACTCATGCGGGGACTGAACCTGTCGAACGACGGGGCGGTCGCCGTGCTGGGGCTCACCGAGCGCAGCGGCAGCACGGACACGGACCTCGTTGCTATCGACACGGCGACCGGAGAGCGCATCGGCGAGTTGTACGACGAGGGCGCGACGCTCGCCGCGGTGCGCTTTTCGCGCGTCCCTGGTGACGAGCGGCTGCTCTGCTCGACGACGCGCAGCAACAACATCAGGCCGTTGATCTGGAACCCGCGGCCCGGCGAGCGCATCGACTATGAGTTCCCAGAACTGAGTGGCGCCGTATCACCCGCCGACTGGTCCGGCGATGCCGAACGCGTCTTACTGATGCAGATCGATCAAGCGGTACAGCATCTGGCTGTGTACGACCTGGGTGCGGGCGCGCTCATCATGCTCGATCACCCGCCGGGCACGATCGCCAGCGCCCACTTCGCTGAGCATGACGAGATCTTCGCGCACATCCAGGATTCGA
This is a stretch of genomic DNA from Dehalococcoidia bacterium. It encodes these proteins:
- a CDS encoding deoxyribonuclease IV, with amino-acid sequence MKIGAHVSTAGGLVTGFDRAEAIGAECLQIFESAPQQWGTARLEDAQVDEFRARMIASGLAPLFIHGKYLMNLASADAKIFKTSASTLRSSLNIAGRIGARGVVFHTGSHKGVGIESVFEQICEAARRVLGETPEDTWMIFENSAGQGGVIGSKFGELGAIIKRIDHPRAKVCLDTCHAFASGYDLSNAAGVAAALEEFDREIGLQNLAAIHCNDSKAALGAGRDLHENIGDGKIGREGFAALLSHPAVAEVPLLLEVPGYKIDGAGKGPDKPNIDRLKEIRAAAGVKA
- a CDS encoding heavy metal-associated domain-containing protein, whose product is MRILWRRLLTNPTTRVLSRDGDVTLIQVEGLVCDKVCAVRTRQGLERIEGVRHVSVDLDSGVATVVGAPASAEAYEHAVTSMVAGRGIRRIIERIARARRPRHAKTPS
- a CDS encoding aldehyde ferredoxin oxidoreductase C-terminal domain-containing protein encodes the protein MSKVLRVDARHQRVTEEQAPEAWRLLGGRALTSHIIAEEVDASIDPLSDEAKLVFAPGLLGGTAITTSGRTSFGAKSPLMDGLKESNVGGVLGHKLAKLGIKAVIVEGAPVDGQMHVLYIGADASWRFERADEFRGLGTYETSQRLLDGASSKTRAVVSIGPAGEMRMRAASIAVNDPEGRPTRHAARGGLGALMGAKGLKAIVIDDDGAKNVDAAEPAAFREAMLAFSKIVLDDPRTHNLSRTGTAGVIKFVNRDNVHSLPTRNHRLGTMATGDAIGGQRIAELGEERGGKMLPCMAGCIIKCAILFNDARGEHVTSALEFETIALLGSNLEIDDVDAVAQMDRLCDDLGLDTIEMGNAFGVAMEAGVLQWGDWRGVIRTFEEDVRHGTPLGRTLGDGTQRTAHAYGIDRVPTIKGQGLPAWEPRTLKAMGITYATSPQGADHTAGLVTARGVTHETLLKQSRHEQLVMAAVDSVGLCQFSNPVEADMAKFVSAMYGVQWTQADALALATRVLITERDFNRRAGFGRDAEYVAAFLRSEPLHTSEGDMVFDVDDAIIDDFWDFE
- the infC gene encoding translation initiation factor IF-3, whose protein sequence is MNEKIRVREVLVIDDDGNKLGVIPIQQALDMARERGVDLVEVAPNSNPPVCRILDYGKFKYEQAKKERDAHKHQRQVTVREVRFKTKIGQHDLDFKAKVIGKLLKAGDKVKVSVLFRGREITHPEIGRDLLQRVAKKIVEEEGAATMEKHISMEGRFMTMILAPVVAKAPAKPKEPRAPRPQAEQPEAQAQPQEETQMAAALKAAGAAAE
- a CDS encoding 50S ribosomal protein L35; this translates as MPKLKTHKGAARRIKITGSGKYTSRKGSISHRKTRKSKQANAAGDEMFVVSRPNQRMLRKLLPYH
- the rplT gene encoding 50S ribosomal protein L20 — its product is MPRVKRGVTTRARHKKILQLTKGHKGQRHRVFRRANESMLHALDYAYVHRRERKGDFRKLWIARINAAARLNGTTYSRLIDGLAKAGVAVDRKILADLAVHQPQAFAALAQKATPAQ
- a CDS encoding glutaredoxin family protein; translation: MQEHTIVLYSQGFCEFSEMVRLHLESRGQKYTERDVDIDPSAREDMMKLGATGTPVTVIDDEAVIGFDDAVIDQLLGFTPYNPPEHLDGPTLEDR
- a CDS encoding prolyl oligopeptidase family serine peptidase; amino-acid sequence: MLPTPDLSHDAPWKRRFRAWTVAGAAVASREPTRGIAITNKTGVYQVYAWDVRTGDLRQLTFKPSGKPTASLSPDGRFVYYLDDEQGNELGHLVRAPFEGGEPIDLTPDLPQYALSATAISRDARTLAFTTATRDGFHTYVCPLSADCDVGERRPLFHTRRLMRGLNLSNDGAVAVLGLTERSGSTDTDLVAIDTATGERIGELYDEGATLAAVRFSRVPGDERLLCSTTRSNNIRPLIWNPRPGERIDYEFPELSGAVSPADWSGDAERVLLMQIDQAVQHLAVYDLGAGALIMLDHPPGTIASAHFAEHDEIFAHIQDSTTPGRLVALDAGTGTQNRVVLTGEDAPPGTPWRSITYSSTAGAQIQAWLATPDGPGPFPTILHMHGGPDAVQTNLFVPSVQAWLDHGFAILDINYRGSVTFGREFQQCIRGDLGHWEVDDIAAAHASLIASGIAKEGQIFLNGGSYGGYLTLMGLGKLPGLFAGGMAIVAIADWTLMFEDQAETLRRYQAALFGGTPDELPEQHAASSPITYASNISAPLLVIQGANDTRCPPRQMKVYEEKLLELGKDVQLRWFEAGHGSYATEQNIEHQELMLQFAYRVLQSQSEAVSV